One segment of Hemitrygon akajei chromosome 15, sHemAka1.3, whole genome shotgun sequence DNA contains the following:
- the LOC140739064 gene encoding uncharacterized protein → MANSQRNNALILMVLIFIFLVFILRQGVGLIRYSIAEELEYGSSVGNIAEHLGLIAGELSARKCRLVSADGSRHFQVNLETGVLFVSSRIDREQLCAQSPSCNLAFQIILEYPLEMYRGEVEILDINDNSPSFPENAIVLQMAESVAPGSRFPLESALDPDVGSNTVNTYIISPNENFGLKVHVRKNTVTNAELLLEKSLDREKQASFQLVLTAVDGGKPQRTGTTQLTISVLDSNDNAPVFENDIYTANLEENAPAGTLVIRIRAVDLDQGTNAEFKYSFSNLVPENVQELFSLDPETGEIKVLKPLDYENEKSYELDVQAVDNGSPSITGHSKVLIDLIDMNDNVPKITVTSMSGKVPEDAAPGTVVALIDVTDRDSGANGKVHCDMPVDLPFKVQSFLNNHYKVTTTRLLDRETTPTYNIPVTVWDSGSPPLSTNTTIEIVVSDVNDNTPQFSQSSYAVYVMENNVPGASIFALTVFDPDLEQNSYISYSFTGNLQDSVVPTYFSINSMNGTIYALRSFDYEQVKSFQFHIQARDAGVPPLSSSATVSVIVLDQNDNAPVIVYPSAPSGSSPMAILPHSAGQGYLVTKIMATDADSGQNARLSYQIVQATDPTLFRVGRNSGEIRTTRSILEPDDTSQNIVVLVRDNGQPSLSSTATIFLSILGNVTESFSEIRDFDINPSYVSDMNFYLLVTFGSTSILFFLIIVFLFVVKCKQGGGIGQDGRCPICCCRPRNSKEVFIRGDARGDPLNCAGTGQNGPFPESYQYSVCLTPESSKSEFLFLKPYNPSFTQVQHVIACITQPSSCVLNATKQTMANSQNNNALVLLMLIFILLFILRQGLGLIQYSIPEELEYGSSVGNIAENLGLIAPELSLRKCRLVSGDGSRYLEVNLETGFLFVSGRIDREKLCAQSPNCNIVFQIVLENPIEMYRGEVDILDINDNSPSFQKDAIVLQMAESVAPGTRFPLESALDPDVGTNTVKTYIISRNENFGLKMHVRKNTVTNAELVLEKSLDREKHASFDLVLTAVDGGNPPRSGTTQIKINLLDINDNAPMFENDVYTARLKENAPIGTLVIKIKAVDLDQGINAELKYSFSNLIPDRLRELFSLDAETGAIKVRKQLDFENEQSYELDVQAVDNGSPSITGHAKVLIDLIDVNDNAPEIKVTSISGKVPEDVAPGTVVALLDVTDHDSGENGLIRSEIPLGLPFKIESSQNSHYQVTTTRPLDRETTAVYNIPVTAWDAGSPPLSTNKTIQITVSDVNDNTPQFSQSSYAVYVMENNVPGGSIFTLTAIDPDLDQNCYISYSFWGNLQDSLVPTYFSINSMNGTIYALRSFDYEKVRSFQFHVQARDAGVPPLSSTATVNVIILDQNDNAPVIVSPSAQSGTAAVVILPQSAGQGYLVTKIIATDADSGQNARLSYQIVQATDLTLFSVGRISGEIKTTRSILDLNNTSQSLVVSVRDNGQPSLSGTATIFLSILGNVTEKIPETRDFHSNTGSVSDINVYLLVTFGSTSVSFLLIIVFLVVLKCKQDGGIVQDGGCPICCYWPRNSKEVYIQGDVPRDPLNCTGTGQTAPFPERYHYSVCLSPESSKSEFLFLKPYNPSFSQGQC, encoded by the exons ATGGCGAATTCGCAGAGAAACAACGCCTTGATATTGATGGTGCTGATTTTTATTTTCCTTGTTTTCATATTGAGACAGGGAGTGGGTCTGATTCGCTATTCTATTGCAGAAGAATTGGAATATGGCTCTTCTGTCGGGAATATTGCTGAACATTTAGGACTAATCGCTGGAGAATTATCAGCACGAAAATGTCGCTTAGTCTCCGCTGACGGAAGCCGGCACTTCCAGGTAAATTTAGAGACTGGTGTCCTGTTTGTTAGCAGTCGAATAGACAGAGAACAGCTTTGTGCACAAAGTCCGTCTTGTAATCTTGCCTTCCAGATAATACTAGAATACCCCCTCGAAATGTACCGCGGTGAAGTGGAGATTCTCGATATAAATGATAATTCGCCTTCTTTCCCAGAGAACGCCATTGTCTTGCAAATGGCTGAATCTGTTGCACCGGGTTCCCGCTTCCCACTAGAGAGCGCACTTGATCCAGATGTAGGATCAAACACCGTCAATACGTATATAATCAGCCCCAACGAGAATTTTGGTTTGAAGGTGCATGTCAGAAAGAATACCGTTACAAATGCAGAGTTACTGTTGGAGAAATCTTTGGACCGTGAAAAGCAGGCATCGTTCCAGCTTGTTCTGACGGCTGTTGACGGCGGCAAGCCTCAGAGAACCGGGACCACTCAACTCACCATTAGTGTACTGGACAGCAACGATAATGCGCCTGTATTCGAGAATGATATATATACTGCGAACCTGGAAGAAAACGCACCAGCAGGAACCTTGGTGATCAGAATCAGAGCTGTCGATCTGGACCAAGGTACTAATGCAGAGTTTAAATACTCGTTTTCTAATCTTGTCCCAGAGAATGTGCAGGAATTATTCAGTCTGGatcctgaaactggagagatCAAAGTTCTGAAACCTTTAGATTATGAAAATGAGAAAAGTTATGAACTTGATGTCCAGGCCGTGGATAATGGTTCACCATCAATTACAGGACATTCCAAAGTACTGATCGATTTGATTGATATGAATGATAACGTCCCTAAGATAACAGTGACCTCCATGTCTGGCAAAGTCCCTGAAGATGCTGCACCCGGGACAGTGGTTGCCCTAATTGACGTAACTGATCGCGATTCCGGAGCAAACGGAAAAGTTCACTGTGATATGCCAGTCGACCTTCCCTTTAAAGTTCAGTCATTTCTGAACAACCATTATAAAGTGACCACCACTCGTCTGTTGGATCGAGAAACCACACCAACATATAATATACCTGTCACAGTCTGGGACTCCGGATCTCCTCCACTATCAACAAATACAACTATCGAGATAGTGGTGTCTGATGTAAATGACAACACACCACAATTTTCCCAGTCTTCTTACGCCGTCTATGTGATGGAGAATAACGTTCCGGGtgcttctatttttgcactaactGTTTTCGATCCTGATTTGGAACAGAATTCTTATATCTCTTATTCATTCACGGGGAACCTGCAGGATTCGGTGGtgcccacttacttcagcattaATTCGATGAACGGGACCATTTACGCATTGCGCTCATTTGACTACGAGCAGGTTAAAAGCTTCCAGTTCCATATTCAAGCCCGTGACGCCGGAGTGCCCCCGCTGAGCAGCAGCGCTACAGTGAGTGTCATTGTCCTGGATCAAAATGACAACGCACCAGTGATTGTTTATCCTTCCGCACCGAGTGGATCATCACCCATGGCGATCCTGCcccattcagcaggtcaggggtACTTGGTCACCAAAATCATGGCGACTGATGCAGATTCAGGTCAGAATGCTcgtctctcctatcagatagttCAAGCTACTGATCCTACTCTCTTTAGGGTAGGTCGGAATTCAGGGGAAATCAGAACAACGAGAAGTATTTTGGAACCGGATGATACCTCGCAGAATATAGTCGTCTTAGTGAGAGATAACGGACAGCCGAGTCTGTCCAGTACAGCAACAATATTTTTATCCATTTTAGGGAATGTTACTGAGAGTTTCTCCGAAATTAGGGATTTTGATATTAATCCTAGTTATGTTTCGGACATGAATTTTTATTTACTTGTCACATTCGGATCAACATCGATTTTGTTCTTTCTGATCATTGTCTTCTTGTTTGTAGTAAAGTGTAAACAAGGTGGCGGTATAGGTCAAGATGGCAGATGCCCAATTTGTTGTTGCAGACCCAGGAATTCGAAGGAAGTATTTATTCGGGGCGATGCGCGAGGGGATCCTTTAAATTGTGCTGGAACTGGTCAGAATGGACCTTTCCCCGAGAGTTATCAGTACTCGGTGTGCTTGACACCGGAATCATCGAAGAGCGAATTTCTTTTTCTGAAACCCTACAATCCAAGCTTCACTCAAGTTCAACAC GTTATCGCTTGTATCACGCAACCCTCTAGTTGTGTCTTAAATGCAACAAAAC AGACAATGGCGAATTCGCAGAACAACAACGCCTTGGTACTGTTGATGCTGatttttattctccttttcataCTGAGACAGGGGCTGGGTCTGATTCAATATTCTATTCCAGAGGAATTGGAATATGGCTCTTCTGTCGGGAATATTGCTGAAAATTTAGGACTAATCGCTCCAGAATTATCATTACGAAAATGTCGCCTAGTCTCCGGTGACGGAAGCCGGTATCTGGAGGTAAATTTAGAGACTGGGTTCCTGTTTGTGAGCGGTCGGATAGACAGAGAGAAGCTCTGTGCACAGAGCCCTAATTGTAATATTGTCTTCCAGATAGTACTAGAAAACCCCATCGAAATGTACCGAGGGGAAGTGGACATTCTCGATATAAATGATAATTCGCCCTCTTTCCAAAAAGACGCCATTGTCTTGCAAATGGCTGAATCTGTTGCACCTGGTACCCGCTTTCCACTAGAGAGCGCACTTGATCCAGACGTGGGAACAAACACAGTTAAAACGTATATCATCAGTCGCAACGAGAACTTTGGTTTGAAAATGCACGTCAGAAAGAATACTGTTACAAATGCAGAATTGGTGTTAGAGAAATCTTTGGACCGTGAGAAACACGCGTCTTTTGATCTTGTACTGACGGCCGTTGACGGTGGCAATCCTCCGAGATCCGGAACAACTCAGATCAAAATTAATTTGTTGGACATCAATGATAATGCACCTATGTTCGAGAATGATGTGTATACGGCAAGACTGAAAGAAAACGCACCAATAGGAACCTTAGTGATCAAAATCAAAGCTGTTGATCTGGACCAAGGTATTAATGCCGAGTTGAAATATTCTTTCTCTAATCTTATCCCAGACAGACTGCGTGAATTATTCAGTCTGGACGCTGAAACTGGAGCGATCAAAGTTCGGAAACAGCTGGACTTTGAAAATGAACAAAGTTATGAACTTGATGTCCAGGCTGTGGATAATGGCTCACCGTCAATTACAGGGCATGCCAAAGTGTTGATCGATTTGATTGATGTAAATGATAATGCCCCGGAGATAAAGGTGACCTCCATATCTGGTAAAGTCCCCGAGGATGTTGCGCCTGGGACAGTTGTAGCTCTACTGGATGTTACAGATCACGATTCAGGAGAAAACGGACTAATTCGCTCTGAAATTCCTCTGGGCCTTCCCTTTAAAATTGAGTCATCTCAGAATAGCCATTATCAAGTGACCACCACTCGTCCGTTGGATCGGGAAACTACCGCGGTCTATAACATACCTGTCACAGCCTGGGACGCCGGGTCTCCTCCACTATCAACAAATAAAACTATCCAGATAACGGTGTCTGATGTAAATGACAACACACCACAGTTTTCTCAATCTTCCTACGCCGTCTATGTGATGGAGAACAACGTTCCGGGTGGGTCTATTTTCACACTGACTGCGATTGATCCCGATCTGGACCAGAACTGTTATATTTCTTATTCCTTTTGGGGGAATTTGCAGGATTCGCTGGTGCCCACTTACTTCAGTATTAACTCGATGAACGGTACAATTTACGCACTGCGCTCCTTTGACTATGAGAAGGTCAGAAGCTTCCAGTTCCATGTTCAAGCCCGTGACGCTGGAGTGCCCCCGCTGAGCAGCACCGCTACAGTGAATGTAATTATTCTGGATCAAAATGACAATGCTCCGGTGATTGTTTCACCTTCAGCACAGAGTGGGACTGCGGCGGTGGTGATCCTGCCACAGTCAGCGGGTCAGGGATACTTGGTCACCAAAATAATAGCAACTGATGCAGATTCTGGTCAGAACGCTCGGCTCTCTTACCAGATAGTTCAAGCAACCGATCTCACTCTCTTCAGTGTGGGGCGTATTTCAGGCGAAATCAAAACAACAAGAAGTATTTTGGACTTGAATAATACGTCGCAGAGTCTAGTTGTCTCAGTGAGGGATAATGGACAGCCGAGTCTGTCAGGGACAGCCACAATATTTTTGTCAATTTTGGGCAATGTTACCGAGAAAATCCCTGAAACTAGGGATTTTCATAGTAATACTGGTTCTGTTTCGGACATAAATGTTTATTTACTTGTCACCTTCGGATCAACATCGGTTTCGTTCCTTCTGATCATCGTCTTCTTGGTGGTCCTAAAGTGTAAACAAGATGGTGGTATTGTTCAAGATGGCGGCTGCCCGATTTGTTGCTACTGGCCGAGGAACTCGAAGGAAGTATATATTCAGGGAGACGTGCCAAGGGATCCCTTAAATTGTACTGgaactggtcagactgcaccctTCCCAGAGAGATATCATTACTCCGTATGCTTGTCACCGGAATCATCCAAGAGCGAATTTCTTTTCCTGAAACCTTACAATCCTTCCTTTTCTCAAGGTCAATGTTAA